A segment of the Acidimicrobiales bacterium genome:
TGGGCGTGCCCCTGCGAGCCGTAGCCGATCACCGCGACCGTGCGCCTCGCGATCAGGGAGGGGTCGGCGTCCTTCTCGTAGTACACGTTCGCCATCGGTTCAACCGGCCTTTCCGCCCACGGCACGGAGCCGTGGCGCGCTCTTGTCGAGACGGGGCAGGGCCACGCGGCCCGTGCGCTGGATCTGGACGATGCCATACGGGCGCATCAGGTCCTCGAAGTCGTCCAGCTTGGTGGGGACGCCCGAGAGCATGACCGTGATCTCGTCGTGGCCGACGTCGACGATCACGCCCTCGAACACCTGCACCAGCTCGATCACCTGGCCCCGGGTGGGGCCGTCGGCGCGCGCCGTGACCAGCATGAGCTCGCGCTCCACCGAGTCGGCGGGGGCCAGCTCGCTGATCTTGACCACGTTGATGAGCTTGAACAGCTGCTTCACGATCTGCTCGAGGGGGGCGGACTCCACGTCGATCACGATCGTGATGCGGCTGAAACGCTCGTCGTCGGTGGGGGCCACCGCCAGCGAGTAGATGTTGTAGCCCCGCCGGGCGAACAGCGAGGCAACGCGGGCGAGCACGCCCGCCTTGTTCTCCACCAGCACCGACAGGGTGTGGTGCGCACCGGGCGGGATCGTCATCGCTCGGCCCCCTCTCGCTGCGCCGGCGGCAGCACGATGTCGTCGTTGGAGCGGCCAGCCGGGACCATCGGGAACACCTTCTCCCGGGCGTCGGTGCGGAAGTCGATCACCACCGGCCGGTCGTCGATCTCGTTGGCCTTCTCGATGGCCGGGAGGACCTCCTCGGGGGCCTCCACCCGCAGGCCGACGCAGCCCATGGCCTCGGCCCACTTCACGTAGTCGGGCAGGTCGGGCGACAGGTACACCTCGGAGTAGCGCTCGTCGTAGAACATCTCCTGCCACTGCCGCACCATGCCGAGGTACGCGTTGTTCAGGATCGCCACCTTCACGGGGATCCGCTCGGTCGAGGCCGTCACCAGCTCCTGCGCGGTCATCTGGAAGCAGCCGTCGCCGTCGACCGCCCACACCATCCGGTCGGGCCGGCCCACCTTGGCGCCGATGGCCGCCGGCACCGAGAAGCCCATGGTGCCCAACCCACCCGAGTTCACCCAGGTGTACGGCTCGTTGAACCGCCAGTACTGGCTCGACCACATCTGGTGCTGCCCCACCCCGGACACGAGGATCGTGTCGCTCGGGGTGTTGTCGCGCAGCTGCTCCAGCACGAACTGGGGCTTCAGGGCATCGCCCTCACGCGACGGCTCGTAGGTGAGCGGGTAGTTCTCCCGCCAGCCCGAGACGCGGCTCCTCCACGCCGACGTGTCGGCCTGCTCCGTGCCGCCGTCGAGCAGCGCCCTGATCTCGCGCACGAGCTCCTCGATGACGAGGCGGCAGTCGCCCACGATCGGCACGTCCGGCTTGCGCACCTTGCCCTGCTCGGCGGGGTCGATGTCGACGTGGATGACCTTGGCGTCGGGGGCGAAGGCGTCGACCTTGCCGGTGACCCGGTCGTCGAAGCGGGACCCGAGGGCGATCAGCAGGTCGGCCTCCTGCATCGCGGTGACGGCGGTGTAGCTGCCGTGCATGCCGGGCATGCCCAGGCAGAGCCGGTGGTCGTCGGGGAACGCGCCCCGGGCCATCAGGGTGGTGACCACGTGGATGTCGGTGAGCTCGGCCAGCTCGCGGAGCGCCTCCGCGGCCCGGGCCTTGAGGATGCCGCCGCCGGCGTAGATCACGGGGCGGCGCGAGGCGAGGATCAGCCGGGCCGCCTCCTTGATCATGCGGGGGTGCCCCTTGGTGGTCGGCCGGTAGCCGGGAAGGTCGACCGACTCGGGCCAGTACCAGTCCATGGTGGCCTGGGCCACGTCCTTGGGGACGTCGACGAGCACGGGGCCGGGGCGGCCGGTGGTGGCGATGTGGAACGCCTCGCGCACGATCCGGGGGAGGTCCTGGGCGTTCATGACCAGCTCGTTGTGCTTGGTGACCGACCGGGTGATGCCGACCGTGTCGCACTCCTGGAAGGCGTCGGTGCCGATGGCGGTGCTCGGCACCTGGCCCGTGATCACGACCATCGGGATCGAGTCCATGTAGGCGTCGCACAGCGGCGTGACGATGTTGGTCGCGGCCGGCCCGCTGGTGACGATGGCCACGCCGGGGCGCCCCGTGGCGTGGGCGTAGCCCTCGGCCATGTGGCCGGCACCCTGCTCGTGGCGCACGAGGATGTGGCGGATCGGCGAGTCGATGATCGGGTCGTACACCGGCAGGATCGCCCCACCGGGGAGGCCGAACATGACCTCCACGCCCTCCATCTCGAGGCTGCGGATGAGGGCCTGGGCCCCGGTCAGCTGCATGTGCCTGTTGCTCCTGGCTCGTCGTTGAGGGGTGAGGCGGGATCGGTGATCGAGGTCCGAACGTGCAACGACCTCCCACGAGGGGAGGTCGTCGGTGCGCACGCGCGAGCGGGTCGGGCGTGCGCTACGTGACTACGAGGATCCGGCTGCGGACACACATCACCCCGACAGTCTGCCAGGGCTGCTCGCCCTCGGGCAACCCCGGGACCTCCGTCGGCCGTGCCTACGGCTGGGTGACCGCGCCCTGCTCGGCCCCGGTGACCAGGCGGGCGTACTTTGCCAGCACCCCCGTCGTGTACCGGGGCTCGGGGAGCCTCCAGCCGGCCCGGCGGGCCTCCAGCTCGAGGGGGTCGACGAGGAGGTCGATCGCCTTGGCGTGCACGTCGATCCGGATCCGGTCACCGTCGGCGACGAAGGCGATCGGACCGCCGTCGACGGCCTCGGGGGCGACGTGGCCGATGGAGAACCCCCAGGTGCCACCGGAGAAGCGGCCGTCGGTGACGAGGGCGCAGTCGGCCCCGCGGCCCGCCCCCTTGAGTGCGCCGGTGACGGCGAGCATCTCCCGCATGCCCGGCCCGCCCTTCGGTCCCTCGTAGCGGATCACCAGCACGCTCCCGGGCTCGATCGACCCGGCGAGGATGGCGTCCATCGCGCCCTGCTCCCCTTCGAACACGCGGGCCGTGCCCTCGAAGGTGAGCTGGTCGTGCGAGAGCCCGGCCACCTTCACGACCGATCCGTTGGGCGCCAGCGAACCGGTGAGGACGTTGATCCCGCCATCGGGGTGGATCGCGTCGGCCAGCGGGTGCACCACGATCCCGTCGGGGGCCGGCGGATCGAGATCGGCCAGGTTCTCGGCCATGGTCCTGCCGGTCACGGTGAGCACGTCGCCGTGCAGCAGCCCGGCCTCGAGCAGGTGGCGCAGCACCACGGGCACGCCGCCGACGGCGTCGAGGTCGGTCATGTGGAACCGGCCCCCGGGCTTCATGTCCGCGATGTGCGCGACCCGGCCGGCCACGCGGTTGAAGTCGTCGAGGTGCAGCTCGACGCGGGCCTCGTTGGCGATGGCCAGGAGGTGCAGCACCGCGTTGGTGGACCCGCCCAGGGCGTTCACGACGGCGATGGCGTTCTCGAACGCCTCCTTCGTGAGGATCTGCCGGGGGCGGATGCCGAGCTCGAGCAGGTGCACGACCGCCCGGCCGCTGTCGTAGGCGAAGTCGTCACGGCGGCGGTCGACGGCCGGCGGGCTCGCGCTACCCGGCAGGGCCATGCCGAGCGCCTCGCTCACCGACGCCATGGTGTTGGCGGTGAACATGCCCGCGCAGCTGCCCTCGGTGGGGCAGGCCCGCCTCTCGATCTCGCCGAGCTCGGTCACGGTGAGGGTGCCGGCCGCACAGGCCCCCACCGCCTCGAACACGCTGACGATGTCGAGGGCCCGGCCGTCGTGGTGCCCGGGGAGGATCGTCCCCCCGTACAGGAACACCGACGGCAGGTCGAGGCGGGCCGCCGCCATCAGCATGCCCGGCAGGCTCTTGTCGCAGCCGGCGAACGTGACCAGAGCGTCGAACCGCTCGGCGTGCATCACCGTCTCGACCGAGTCGGCGATCACCTCGCGGCTCACGAGCGAGGCCCGCATCCCCTCGTGGCCCATGGAGATGCCGTCGCTGACGGCGATGGTGACGAACTCGACGGGGAACCCGCCCGCGGCCCGCACGCCCTCCTTGGCCCGCTTGGCCAGCCGATCGAGGGGGAGGTTGCACGGCGTGACCTCGTTCCAGGAGCTGGCCACGCCGACCTGGGGCTTGTCCCAGTCGTCGTCGGTCATCCCGATGGCCCGCAACATGGCCCGCTGGGGAGCGCGCTCGTAGCCGTCGGTGACCTCGTGGCTCCGTGGCTTCATCTCGCTCGGCATGCCTCGCATGGTAGGCGCTGCCGGCGGCGGCCCCCCGGGGAGGCGCCGGCCTCAGGGAGCGACGACCTGCACGCCGCTGAACGACGTGTCGCTGACCTGCCAGGTGCGGACCCCGGTGTCCCCCGACTGCGGCACCGGGAACCCGGGCGGGCTGGCCGCCTCGAGGTCGGGGATCGTGAGGACCTCCTCGCCGCGCACCGACGCGGTGAGGGTGTTGCCCGAGACGACCACGTCGACGGCGACCGGGCCGCCGTACCAGTCGTAGTCGTCGGCCGCCGTCATGGCGATCGGGTCCGACTCGACGTTGTTGTACCACTGGCGCACCACGAAGCCCCCGAGGCCGGGGTCGACCTGGAACGTGTACCCGGAGCGGACGAACCCGGTGCCGTCCTGGTCGGCCCGGAGCCACACGCCGAACCCGTTGCCCTGGGTGAACTGCCCGGTGAGCATCACCCGGAGGTCCCGCACGTCGAGGCCGCCGAACCCCCGGCGGTCCCCGGTGGATCCCGGCGGGAACACGATCGTGCCGTCGGGGAGGACCTGCCCCCCGTTCATCACCACCCACTCGAGGGCGTACGGATCGTCGAGCACCAGCCGGCCGTCGAGCTCGGTCGCGGCGTCGGCGAACCCCCCGCCCACCCGATCGCCCAGGTAGCCGACGGCGCCGATCGCGACCGCGACGAGAAACCCGAGGAGCAGCGCGTACTCGACGAGGGACGCGCCCCGCTCGGACGAGCTCGCGTCGGGGACCCCTGGGGTCCTCACCTCGCCGTGGCCCATGCCAGCCTCCCGGAACGACTCCGGCACGACACGTATCGGCGCGACCGCCGGCCGCCTTGAGCGCGGACGCCCCGCGCGACCGCGGACGCGTCGACGAGGCCTCGCGCCCGGTCAGAACCCGGTCGAGAGGAAGGGAGCGGGGAAGGAGGCGAACATGGTGTCGGCCAGGGCCAGGGCCTCGGGACGCAGCCCGTGCACCCGGCCCGCCCCGGCCAGCGTGGACGGCGCCACCCCGCCGAGCAGCACCGACGCCAGGTCGGCGGCCGACATCCCCAGATCGGGCGGGTCGTCGGTGCGGGCGCACGCTGCACCGTCGGCATCCGCTTCGAGCAGGTAGCACCCGTCGTTGCCCGGAAGGTGGCCGTCGACGATCTCGAGCACCAGCCGGCCGGGGACGGAGTAGGTGCGCGACGCCAGCACGCGCGGGATGTCGAGGAGCCGCAGCCAGAGGCCGTCGTGCCGGCTCGTCACCCGCAGCCGGCGTGGATCGGCCAGCAGGTGGCGGATCGGGTCGTCGACGGGGAGCCGGTGGGCGGTCACCGTCGTGACCAGGTCGGCGTCGAGGGCGACCCGCCAGAGGGCGGCGTTGGCCTCGGGCGTCGTCGCCACCACCTCCTGCAGCTCGAGCGCGCCCGCCGGGAGGCTGTGCCGCCACTCGGCCGTGCGTCGATACGTGAGGTACCCGTCGATCGCGCCACCGTGCGCCTCGTGCACGACCCAGCGGCGGTTGCCGGCGCGGCCCCGGAACCACGCTGGGTCCTCGGTGGCGAGGTCCCAGTACGCGTCGTCGCGGTCGATGTCGCCCGGACGGGCCCGGCGCACCCGGTCGAAGAGGGGCGGCACCAGCAGGCGGGCCTCGGCAGGGGTGACGAAGCGCACCGAGCCGGGGTCGTCGAGCGGCCGGGCGAAGCCGCCGTGGCTCGTGTCGATCTCCACCGAGAGCGCGCTGGTGGCCACGCCGTAGCCGAAGCGCTCGTAGATCGTGGCCTCCGAGGCGATCAGGATCGCCACCGGCTCACCCCGCTCCTCGGCCTGCGCGAAGAGCCAGGCCATCATCGCCCGGAGGGCGCCGCGTCGGCGATGGGTGGGGAGCACCGCAACGGCGGTGACGCCGGCGGCGGGAACGATCGCCGGGCCGGGGAGGGTGAGCTCCAGCGTGTACGCCGATGCGGTGCCCACCAGCCGGCCCCGGTCGAACGACCCGACCGACCGGTCGAGCTCGAGGAAGCGCGCCCGGTCCAGACGCTCCTCGTCGGTGGGGTCGGGTTCGCCGAAGGCGACGGAGGCCACGTCCTGGAAGGCGTGGACCTCGTCGGCGGTGATGGGGCGCACCTCCAGATCCATGCCCGTGGTCTACTCCCCGGTGCGCCCGAAGGCGGGGTGGCCCCGGTCAGGGCGCAACCGCCTCCCCCGCGAGCGGCGGCACGGCAGCGGCCCCGGGCGGCGCCCCCGAGGCCTCCTCCGCCGTCACGCCCTCGGCGGACCGGGACCGGACCGGGAGGAAGGCCAAGGTGAGCACCGCGCCGGCCAGGGCCACGCCCGCGGCCACGAGCACCCCGACGTGCAGTGCGTCGACGAACGCACCCCGCGCCGCGGCCGCCAGGAGCTCGGCCGCGGCACCGGGTGCCCGCGCCGCCACCTCGAGCGCCGCCCCCACCGAGCTCCGGGCGGCCGCCAGCGCCTCCGGCGGCACGGGCCTCCCGTCCAGCGCATCGGCCAGGCGCGCGCCGTACACCGAGGAGGCGAGGCTGCCGATGACGGCCACGCCGAGTGCCCCGCCGACCTGGCGCGTGGTGTCGTTCACCGCGGACCCCACCCCCGCCCTGGCCCGCGGCAGCGACCCCATGATCGACTCGGTGGCGGGTGCCATCGTGCACCCCATCCCGACGCCCATGACGATCATGGGGATCGCGATCAGGCCGTAGGACGAGTCCACCTGGTACGTGGCCGCGAGGGCGAGGCCGCCCGCGATGAGCGCGAGGCCGGCGGCGACCACCAGCTTCGTGCCGACCCGCTCGACCACCCGGGCGGAGATGGGGGCGGCGGCCATCACGGCCAGGGCGTACGGCACGATGCGCACACCGGCCTGCAGGGGCGTGTAGCCCTTGACGAACTGCAGGTACTGCGTGAGCAGGAAAAGCGACCCGAGCAGCGAGAAGAACGTGAGCGTCACCGCCGCGCTGGCCGCGGTGAAGCGCGGGTCGCGGAAGAAGTGCAGGTCGAGCATCGGGTGGTCGGAGTGGAGCTCCCACGCCCCGAACAGCCCGAGCAGCAGCAGGGCGGCGGCGAACGCGCCCACCACCTCGGGCTCCGTCCAGCCGGTCGAGGGCGCCTCGATGATCGCCCAGATCAGCAGGGTCAGACCGGCGATCGACAGGATCGCGCCGAGCGGGTCGACGCGGGGCGCCGACGGGTCGCGCGACGTGGGCACGACAGAGCGGCCCGCCACCAGCGCCGTCAGCACGACGGGGACGTTCACCACGAACACCGATCCCCAGTAGAAGTGCTCGAGCAGCCAGCCGCCGATGACGGGCCCGAGGGCGACGCTGAGCCCCGACACCGCGGCCCACACGGCGATGGCGCGGCCACGCTCGCGCGGCTCGCGGAACACGTCGGTGAGGATCGACAGCGTGGCCGGCATGATCAGCGCTCCGCCGATCCCCATGAAGGCCCGGGTCGCGATGAGCTGCGTGGGGCTGTCGGACAGCGCCGAGAGCACCGAGCCGGTGCCGAACACCAGCAACCCCACCTCCAGGGCGCCCTTGCGCCCGAAGCGGTCGCCGAGGGCACCGGCGGTGAGGACGAGGCCGGCGAACACCAGCACGTAGGCGTCGACGATCCACTGCAGCTGGCTGGTGCTCGCCCCCAGGTCGCGCACCAGCGTGGGGATCGCCACGTTCAGGATCGTATTGTCGAGCACGATGATGAACAGGCTCATGCAGAGCACCACCAGCGTGAGCCACCGGCGACGGGGTGGTGCCTGCGCCATGCGGTCAGTATGGGCCCCGGCCGATGCCGTGGCGACCGCCCCTCGGCCTAGCGTGGGGCAGCCGGGCCCACGGGGCCCGCCCGGGAGGATCGATGACCGACAGCACCGGCGAGGGACACGAGCCGGAGACGGCCGAGGGGGCCGAGCGACCCGAGCCCGAGGGGGTCGACGCACCCGACACGGTCGGGCAGGCCCCGGCATCGCCGGCCGAGTCGCCCGAGGAGGAGCTGGCCCGCCTGCGCGCCGAGGTGGCCGCCCTGCGGGCCGGCACACAGGCCCCCGCGCCACCCCAGGCGGAACCCCGGGCCGAGCGGCACGGCCACCCGCGTCTGCGCGTGACCGGCGCGGTGGTGCTGCTCGTCGTCGGCTCCCTCCTCGCGGTGCTGGCGAACGTGGGGCTCTGGACCCGCAACGTCGTGCTCGACACCGACACCTACGTCGACACCGTGGCGGCGCTGCCCCAGAACCCGGAGGTGGCCCGCGCCCTCGCCGTGTTCTCGGTCGACGAGCTGTTCACCCAGGTCGACGTGGAGCAGAAGATCGAGGACGCGCTGCCCGAGGACTTCCAGTTCCTGACCGGCCCGGCCGAGTCGGCGGTGCGTGGCTTCGCGGAGGACGCGGCGACCACCGTCATCCAGAGCAACGCCTTCGACACGATCTGGACAGCGGCCCAGCGCCAGGCGCACGGCCAGGCCCGCGGCCTGCTGCTCGACGGCAACGGCGTGCTCGTGACCACCTCGGGAGGTGAGCTGCAGCTGCGGCTCGGCGCGCTCGTGAACGCGACGCTCGACGAGCTGGGCACCACCGGCCGGGACCTGTTCTCGAACCTCGACATCCCCGACGACGTCGGCACCGTCACCGTGGCCGAGAACGACACCATCCGCCAGGCGCGCACGGCCGTGCAGACGCTCAACTGGAGCCCGCTGCTCCTCGTGCTGCTCTCCCTGCTCTGCTTCGCGGGCACGGTCGCCCTCTGGCCCCGCCACCGGCGCGGCCTGGTGGCCGTGTGCATCGGCGTGATCGTCGTCATGGGGCTCACGCTGTTCGCCATCGCCGTCGGCCAGGCGGTGGGCGTGAGCCGGATCGACGATCCCACCTACCGCGCCGGTGCCGAGGCGGCGCTGGGCATCCTCGACCAGGGCCTGGCGGAGCAGACCCGCACCCTGCTGCTCCTCGCGCTGCTCGTCGGCGTGATCGCGGTGGTGACCGGCCCGGCCCCCTGGGCGGTCCGGGCCCGAGCCGCCGTGCGCGACGGTGCCGCCGACCTGTGGCGGCGGCTCGGCACGCCCGAGAACCGCGAGCAGGTCGTGGGCGCGGCCGCCACCTACAAGGTGCCGATCCGCATCGGCATCGCCACCATCGGGGTGATCGTGCTGGTGTTCTTCACCGGCATCTCCCTCACGTCGATCCTGGTGGTGGCCGCCCTCGTGGCCCTCGCCCTCATCGGCGCCGAGGCACTTGCCTCCTCGGGGACGCCCGCCGAGGAGGGAACCGCCGCCGCCGGGGCCGAGGCACCGGCCGGCGGAGCACCGGCCGGCGCGATCCCGGTCGGCGGAGCCGGGCGCCGCGAGACGGCACTGCAGTGGATGGCCGACCACCGCGTCGGGGTGCGCGTCGGCGTGATCGGGCTCGGCCTGGTCCTCCTGCTCCTCGTCGGCCTGTCGGTGGGGAACCTGATCGTGATCGCCCTCTTCGTGGGGCTCGCCCTCCTGGGCCTGGAGGTGGCCGCGGTGGGCCCGGCGCAGCCCCC
Coding sequences within it:
- the ilvD gene encoding dihydroxy-acid dehydratase, which translates into the protein MRGMPSEMKPRSHEVTDGYERAPQRAMLRAIGMTDDDWDKPQVGVASSWNEVTPCNLPLDRLAKRAKEGVRAAGGFPVEFVTIAVSDGISMGHEGMRASLVSREVIADSVETVMHAERFDALVTFAGCDKSLPGMLMAAARLDLPSVFLYGGTILPGHHDGRALDIVSVFEAVGACAAGTLTVTELGEIERRACPTEGSCAGMFTANTMASVSEALGMALPGSASPPAVDRRRDDFAYDSGRAVVHLLELGIRPRQILTKEAFENAIAVVNALGGSTNAVLHLLAIANEARVELHLDDFNRVAGRVAHIADMKPGGRFHMTDLDAVGGVPVVLRHLLEAGLLHGDVLTVTGRTMAENLADLDPPAPDGIVVHPLADAIHPDGGINVLTGSLAPNGSVVKVAGLSHDQLTFEGTARVFEGEQGAMDAILAGSIEPGSVLVIRYEGPKGGPGMREMLAVTGALKGAGRGADCALVTDGRFSGGTWGFSIGHVAPEAVDGGPIAFVADGDRIRIDVHAKAIDLLVDPLELEARRAGWRLPEPRYTTGVLAKYARLVTGAEQGAVTQP
- the ilvN gene encoding acetolactate synthase small subunit, giving the protein MTIPPGAHHTLSVLVENKAGVLARVASLFARRGYNIYSLAVAPTDDERFSRITIVIDVESAPLEQIVKQLFKLINVVKISELAPADSVERELMLVTARADGPTRGQVIELVQVFEGVIVDVGHDEITVMLSGVPTKLDDFEDLMRPYGIVQIQRTGRVALPRLDKSAPRLRAVGGKAG
- a CDS encoding MFS transporter; the protein is MAQAPPRRRWLTLVVLCMSLFIIVLDNTILNVAIPTLVRDLGASTSQLQWIVDAYVLVFAGLVLTAGALGDRFGRKGALEVGLLVFGTGSVLSALSDSPTQLIATRAFMGIGGALIMPATLSILTDVFREPRERGRAIAVWAAVSGLSVALGPVIGGWLLEHFYWGSVFVVNVPVVLTALVAGRSVVPTSRDPSAPRVDPLGAILSIAGLTLLIWAIIEAPSTGWTEPEVVGAFAAALLLLGLFGAWELHSDHPMLDLHFFRDPRFTAASAAVTLTFFSLLGSLFLLTQYLQFVKGYTPLQAGVRIVPYALAVMAAAPISARVVERVGTKLVVAAGLALIAGGLALAATYQVDSSYGLIAIPMIVMGVGMGCTMAPATESIMGSLPRARAGVGSAVNDTTRQVGGALGVAVIGSLASSVYGARLADALDGRPVPPEALAAARSSVGAALEVAARAPGAAAELLAAAARGAFVDALHVGVLVAAGVALAGAVLTLAFLPVRSRSAEGVTAEEASGAPPGAAAVPPLAGEAVAP
- a CDS encoding GNAT family N-acetyltransferase, with amino-acid sequence MDLEVRPITADEVHAFQDVASVAFGEPDPTDEERLDRARFLELDRSVGSFDRGRLVGTASAYTLELTLPGPAIVPAAGVTAVAVLPTHRRRGALRAMMAWLFAQAEERGEPVAILIASEATIYERFGYGVATSALSVEIDTSHGGFARPLDDPGSVRFVTPAEARLLVPPLFDRVRRARPGDIDRDDAYWDLATEDPAWFRGRAGNRRWVVHEAHGGAIDGYLTYRRTAEWRHSLPAGALELQEVVATTPEANAALWRVALDADLVTTVTAHRLPVDDPIRHLLADPRRLRVTSRHDGLWLRLLDIPRVLASRTYSVPGRLVLEIVDGHLPGNDGCYLLEADADGAACARTDDPPDLGMSAADLASVLLGGVAPSTLAGAGRVHGLRPEALALADTMFASFPAPFLSTGF
- a CDS encoding acetolactate synthase large subunit; protein product: MQLTGAQALIRSLEMEGVEVMFGLPGGAILPVYDPIIDSPIRHILVRHEQGAGHMAEGYAHATGRPGVAIVTSGPAATNIVTPLCDAYMDSIPMVVITGQVPSTAIGTDAFQECDTVGITRSVTKHNELVMNAQDLPRIVREAFHIATTGRPGPVLVDVPKDVAQATMDWYWPESVDLPGYRPTTKGHPRMIKEAARLILASRRPVIYAGGGILKARAAEALRELAELTDIHVVTTLMARGAFPDDHRLCLGMPGMHGSYTAVTAMQEADLLIALGSRFDDRVTGKVDAFAPDAKVIHVDIDPAEQGKVRKPDVPIVGDCRLVIEELVREIRALLDGGTEQADTSAWRSRVSGWRENYPLTYEPSREGDALKPQFVLEQLRDNTPSDTILVSGVGQHQMWSSQYWRFNEPYTWVNSGGLGTMGFSVPAAIGAKVGRPDRMVWAVDGDGCFQMTAQELVTASTERIPVKVAILNNAYLGMVRQWQEMFYDERYSEVYLSPDLPDYVKWAEAMGCVGLRVEAPEEVLPAIEKANEIDDRPVVIDFRTDAREKVFPMVPAGRSNDDIVLPPAQREGAER